A window of the Nisaea acidiphila genome harbors these coding sequences:
- a CDS encoding ribonuclease HII produces MPDLTLEFAAGAAAGRKIAGIDEVGRGPLAGPVVAVAACIPPALFSDSLIAEVNDSKKLSPAKRELIAAQLREAIPHGIGLVEVAEIDRINILQATFAAMERAVEILADRLGAMPDHCLVDGNRLPKLPVPAEPVIKGDQRSASIAAASIIAKVHRDGIMAALAERHPGYGWERNAGYGTAEHLAALAKLGVTPHHRRSFRPVREAVSIVPVP; encoded by the coding sequence TTGCCGGACCTGACACTCGAATTTGCCGCCGGGGCGGCGGCCGGAAGGAAGATTGCGGGGATCGACGAAGTCGGACGGGGGCCGCTCGCCGGACCGGTGGTCGCGGTCGCCGCCTGCATTCCGCCGGCGCTCTTCTCCGATTCCCTGATCGCAGAAGTGAACGACTCGAAAAAGCTCTCTCCGGCGAAGCGGGAGCTCATCGCCGCGCAGCTTCGCGAGGCGATCCCGCACGGCATCGGCCTTGTCGAGGTCGCGGAGATCGACCGCATCAACATCCTGCAGGCAACCTTCGCCGCGATGGAGCGCGCGGTCGAGATCCTGGCGGACAGGCTCGGCGCCATGCCGGATCATTGCCTGGTCGACGGCAATCGTCTGCCGAAGCTTCCGGTGCCGGCCGAGCCGGTGATCAAGGGAGACCAACGCTCGGCCAGCATCGCGGCGGCCTCGATCATCGCCAAGGTGCACCGGGACGGGATCATGGCGGCGCTTGCGGAACGGCACCCGGGTTATGGCTGGGAGCGCAATGCGGGCTATGGGACGGCGGAGCATCTGGCCGCGCTCGCAAAGCTCGGGGTGACGCCGCATCACCGCCGTTCCTTTCGGCCGGTCCGCGAAGCCGTTTCGATCGTTCCGGTTCCCTAG
- a CDS encoding PA0069 family radical SAM protein, whose protein sequence is MPDAADPEILFRTPLKGRGAVTNQTGRFERERRERVIGAWPGDNPFQGSAGDWDKEARPKTEVSVDASRTVIARNQSPDVPFDRSINPYRGCEHGCIYCFARPTHAYLGYSPGLDFETRLLAKPDAAGLLDAALRKPGYRPEVMALGTNTDPYQPIEKERGITREILQVLSEFGHPLSIVTKSALVTRDIDILAPMAARGLASVAISITTLDRDLARIMEPRAATPSRRLDAVHALRSEGVPVHMLAAPIIPAINDGEIEALVEASAEAGARGMGHILLRLPLEIKELFLEWLEEHFPDRAERVYSLIRQTRDGALYRAEWGERMRGTGPYAALIHRRFEVAKKRLGLASKFPPLRTDRFRVPPRKGDQLSLL, encoded by the coding sequence ATGCCGGATGCGGCGGATCCAGAGATCCTTTTCCGCACCCCCCTGAAGGGCCGGGGCGCCGTCACCAATCAGACCGGCCGGTTCGAACGGGAGCGGCGGGAAAGGGTGATTGGCGCCTGGCCGGGCGACAATCCGTTTCAGGGCAGCGCGGGAGACTGGGACAAGGAGGCGCGGCCGAAGACGGAGGTCTCGGTGGATGCCTCGCGCACCGTCATCGCCCGCAACCAGTCGCCCGACGTGCCCTTCGACCGCTCGATCAATCCCTATCGCGGCTGCGAGCATGGCTGCATCTACTGTTTCGCCCGCCCGACCCATGCCTATCTCGGTTACTCACCGGGTCTCGATTTCGAGACCAGGCTGCTCGCGAAGCCCGATGCCGCGGGTCTCTTGGATGCAGCGCTCCGAAAGCCCGGTTACCGCCCGGAAGTGATGGCGCTGGGCACCAACACGGATCCCTATCAGCCGATCGAGAAGGAGCGTGGGATCACCCGCGAGATCTTGCAGGTGCTCTCGGAGTTCGGCCATCCCCTCTCCATCGTCACCAAATCCGCCCTGGTGACCCGCGATATCGACATCCTGGCGCCGATGGCGGCACGGGGCCTCGCCTCTGTCGCGATCAGCATCACGACGCTCGACCGGGATCTCGCCCGGATCATGGAGCCGCGGGCGGCAACTCCCTCGCGCCGCCTCGATGCGGTGCATGCGCTGAGATCGGAAGGCGTTCCGGTGCACATGCTCGCCGCTCCGATCATCCCGGCGATCAATGATGGGGAGATCGAGGCGCTGGTCGAGGCGTCGGCGGAAGCGGGGGCGCGCGGGATGGGGCATATCCTTCTGAGGCTGCCTTTGGAAATCAAGGAGCTGTTCCTGGAATGGCTGGAGGAGCACTTCCCCGACCGGGCGGAGCGGGTCTATTCGCTGATCCGGCAGACGCGGGACGGAGCTCTCTACCGCGCCGAATGGGGCGAGCGCATGCGCGGGACAGGACCTTATGCAGCATTGATCCACCGCCGTTTCGAAGTGGCGAAGAAGCGTCTCGGCCTCGCCTCGAAATTTCCGCCGCTCCGGACCGATCGGTTCCGGGTACCGCCGCGCAAGGGCGATCAGTTAAGCCTGCTTTGA
- a CDS encoding DUF4169 family protein — protein sequence MSAKIVNLRQHRKRKARADEARKAEENRSKFGRSRAERAEDEAAATRREKQAERLEEHRIGEEDPDGEA from the coding sequence ATGAGCGCCAAGATAGTCAATCTGCGGCAGCACCGAAAACGCAAGGCCCGCGCGGACGAGGCGCGCAAGGCCGAGGAAAACCGCTCGAAATTCGGCCGGAGTCGAGCCGAGCGGGCGGAAGACGAGGCTGCCGCCACACGGCGCGAAAAGCAGGCGGAGCGCCTTGAGGAGCACCGCATCGGCGAAGAGGATCCCGACGGGGAAGCCTGA
- a CDS encoding LysE family translocator, translated as MLEDWIAGFAIFALTLSITPGPNNTLFATSGVNFGIARSVPHILGVAIGFPVMISAVALGLWSLLEAVPGLLEALHYASMAFLVYLAWKIAGGSADNLGRPARPMRFHEAAAFQWVNPKAWLIAAGAITTFGGALADGSSAIAARLPVMCILFFAAVIISGFTWAGIGAGLSRWLQGTRLRIANIALALLLLSSLFLA; from the coding sequence ATGCTGGAAGACTGGATTGCCGGCTTTGCCATCTTTGCGCTGACACTGAGCATCACGCCCGGTCCGAACAACACGCTCTTCGCCACGTCCGGGGTGAATTTCGGCATCGCGCGATCGGTGCCGCACATTCTCGGTGTGGCGATCGGTTTCCCTGTCATGATCTCAGCCGTGGCGCTCGGCCTCTGGTCCCTGCTGGAAGCGGTGCCGGGTCTTCTGGAAGCATTGCACTATGCCTCCATGGCATTCCTCGTCTATCTCGCCTGGAAGATCGCAGGCGGCTCCGCCGATAATCTCGGCCGGCCTGCGCGGCCGATGCGGTTTCACGAGGCGGCCGCGTTCCAGTGGGTCAATCCGAAAGCCTGGCTGATCGCCGCCGGCGCCATCACCACCTTCGGCGGCGCCCTCGCGGACGGATCTTCGGCGATCGCGGCGCGCCTGCCCGTCATGTGCATCCTGTTCTTTGCCGCGGTGATCATCTCCGGCTTCACCTGGGCCGGGATCGGCGCGGGTCTTTCCCGCTGGCTGCAGGGCACGCGGCTCCGGATCGCGAATATCGCCCTCGCCCTGCTCCTGCTTTCCTCGCTCTTCCTCGCCTGA
- a CDS encoding aminoglycoside phosphotransferase family protein: MTTDLDLRNLHAELMKLNIFHGLALEDLIKLPARGLTHDHVLLGDRAWKGRRLLARVPRLARRDMTPEEALFLQAESFRRAAPSRHTPELHWLLDPCPRLPNGALVVDAVEGKPAQLPRDLREIAETLASVHRLPVPEKTAPLPRVVRPIEALVGLIEAQAEFVPALVAGRDARAILEEECKWARSFAAEHGETPLPPTLVLTDTHPGNYVLQKDGRAIFVDMEKTQYGSPAIDLAHASLHTSVTWDPDVSGEVSRDDVVEFYETYMTAVPPSLARSLEPWLLPFRRLTWLRTTTWGCKWYAENEAQVSRSGDGQRERMLKGVLERLRAMVRRETMERVRGEWLGPDRLELE; encoded by the coding sequence ATGACGACCGATCTCGATCTGCGCAATCTCCACGCAGAGCTGATGAAGCTCAATATCTTCCATGGGCTCGCTCTCGAAGATCTGATCAAGCTGCCGGCACGCGGCCTGACCCACGACCATGTCCTGCTCGGCGACCGGGCCTGGAAAGGCCGGCGCCTGCTTGCCCGGGTGCCGCGTCTGGCGCGGCGCGACATGACGCCGGAAGAAGCGCTTTTTCTTCAGGCGGAGAGTTTCCGCCGTGCGGCGCCCAGTCGGCACACGCCGGAGCTTCACTGGTTGCTCGACCCGTGTCCGCGGCTGCCGAACGGGGCGCTTGTCGTGGATGCGGTGGAGGGCAAGCCGGCGCAGCTTCCCCGTGACCTGCGCGAGATCGCAGAGACGCTCGCGAGCGTGCACCGGCTTCCGGTGCCGGAAAAGACGGCCCCGCTGCCCCGCGTGGTCCGACCGATCGAGGCATTGGTGGGATTGATCGAGGCGCAGGCCGAGTTTGTGCCCGCCCTTGTCGCGGGACGGGATGCCCGCGCGATCCTGGAAGAAGAGTGCAAATGGGCCCGGTCCTTTGCTGCCGAGCATGGCGAGACGCCGCTGCCGCCCACCTTGGTGCTGACCGACACCCATCCGGGCAATTACGTGCTGCAGAAGGATGGGCGGGCGATCTTCGTCGATATGGAGAAGACCCAGTATGGCAGCCCGGCGATCGATCTCGCCCATGCCTCGCTTCATACCTCGGTGACCTGGGATCCGGATGTGAGCGGAGAGGTTAGCCGCGACGATGTCGTGGAATTCTACGAAACCTACATGACGGCGGTACCGCCTTCGCTCGCGCGATCCCTTGAGCCCTGGCTGCTGCCGTTCCGGCGGCTGACCTGGCTCAGGACCACGACCTGGGGCTGCAAATGGTACGCGGAAAACGAGGCCCAGGTCTCGCGCAGCGGAGACGGACAGCGGGAACGGATGCTGAAAGGTGTGCTGGAGCGCTTGCGCGCGATGGTCCGGCGCGAGACCATGGAGCGGGTGCGCGGCGAGTGGCTGGGCCCCGACCGGCTGGAGCTGGAGTGA
- a CDS encoding TIGR04283 family arsenosugar biosynthesis glycosyltransferase, whose amino-acid sequence MVKSGASKEEDLWRVPPPGAFGPLDEHGRRLGAPAPDLNLSVVIPCLNAARGLQRTLDALATSARSGFTPEVVVVDGGSTDRTREIALEGGARVVEAPPGRGQQLAAGARAAKGDWLLFLHGDTALDRGWAATVMVFASNDRNRERAAVFSFALDDDSRAARRLEAMVRWRNRWLGLPYGDQGLLIHRRFYRRLGGFKEIPLMEDVDMIRRIGIGRLAIFDVKAITSAERYVRSGYLRRALRNLFCLTLFFCRVPPRLIARIYS is encoded by the coding sequence TTGGTTAAGTCCGGCGCATCGAAAGAAGAGGATCTCTGGCGCGTACCGCCTCCTGGTGCCTTCGGGCCGCTCGACGAACACGGCCGCCGGCTCGGCGCGCCCGCGCCGGATCTCAATCTGAGCGTTGTGATCCCCTGTCTGAATGCGGCACGCGGTCTGCAGCGCACGCTCGACGCACTTGCCACCTCCGCTCGCTCCGGATTTACGCCGGAGGTCGTTGTCGTCGATGGCGGCTCCACAGACCGAACGAGGGAGATCGCCCTCGAAGGCGGCGCCCGGGTCGTCGAGGCGCCGCCAGGGCGCGGACAGCAACTCGCCGCCGGCGCCCGAGCGGCCAAGGGAGACTGGCTGCTGTTCCTGCATGGCGACACTGCGCTCGACCGGGGCTGGGCGGCGACTGTCATGGTCTTTGCCAGCAACGACCGCAACCGGGAGCGAGCCGCGGTCTTCAGCTTCGCACTCGACGACGACAGCCGGGCGGCACGGCGCCTCGAGGCCATGGTGCGCTGGCGTAACCGCTGGCTCGGCCTGCCTTATGGTGATCAGGGCCTGCTGATCCACCGGCGCTTTTACCGCCGGCTCGGCGGCTTCAAGGAGATTCCGCTGATGGAGGATGTCGACATGATCCGCCGCATTGGCATAGGCCGCCTTGCCATTTTCGACGTGAAGGCGATCACCTCGGCCGAGCGCTATGTCCGATCCGGCTATCTGCGCCGGGCGCTGCGCAACCTTTTCTGCCTCACCCTCTTCTTCTGCCGCGTTCCGCCGCGCCTGATCGCCCGTATCTACAGCTGA